GCCGCTATTTTCGAGGAGCGATGGCGGAGGCGGCGTGGAAGAGTTTGGAAGAGCTGCCGTCGGTGCGCGCCGATTTTCCGCACGCCGGGAACTGGGCCAAGGCGGATATTGCTCCCGTCCACGTCGGGCGGTTGCTGGCCAAACTGCAATTGCCCTGCATTCGCGACTATATCGAGTCGTTTCCCGACATCGTCGGACGCCACATGGGGTTCAGTTTTTATTCGTACGCGGCGGGCGATTGCCTGCCCACTCATGATGACACGGATCAGGGGCCTTCAACGGGAGCGAGGCCGGCTCCGTTGCGCCGCCTCGCACTGGTGGGCTATTTTCACGAAGAATGGAAGCCGGATTGGGGCGGCGAACTGATCCTGTACGCGCAACGGAGACCGTCGGAGTCCAGCTTGCCCGATCTGGTGCCGACCCATTGTATTGAGCCTCGTCCCGGTTCCCTGGTCATGTTTACCGTTCCCCGTTTTCATCGGGTCTGCAGGGTGGATCCCTCTGCGGGCAGCCGTCGGCGCTTGTCGGTTGCCGGGTGGTTCATGACGGAACACGCCTAGGGCCGGAAAGACTCGGCGGACCCTTATCCGAACCACTTTGTCTCGTGATCGGTGCCTGCATGGCTCGATCGGCTCAGCATCGGGGGAGCCTGCCGTAAGACTTCTTGAACGAAGCTGACGAGGTTTTGCCGGTCGATCGGCTTCGTGAGCACCGGAAGCCTCGTGTGAGCGATCCCATGGGCGGCCAATTCTTTCTCGGGGTCCTTGCACACGAGAGCGACCCGCAAATTCCGCCTGGTTTCGGCAGCCCTGATCGCCAACTCAAACCCGTTGACGTGCGGGAATGGATTGGCGGTCGAGGCCAGTTGGAATTCCGGCGGGGGCAGGACAAGGTCCGCCAGAAGAAGATGAATGGGGCCGTCATGCTGGGCACACACCTTTAACGCGTCGGAACTGCCGTTGGTCCACAGCACGATAAAGCCGGCTTCCTCAAGGGCGGATTGAGACAGTCGAGCGTGAGCCGTTTCGTCGCTGACGAGAAGAATCGTGCGGGCAAGGGCGGACAGTTCGGATGACGATGGTTTCAGCATGGCCGAGCTCCTATGTCGATCATAATCCTGCGCCCTGTCGGGGGCCAGAAAATCCTTGTTCTCGGCTGGATTATGGCGGATGAACAATCGAGACGACGATCAAGAGATGAGGACTTGAGGATCAGGAGAAGCCGCCTGAGCCAATGAGAACGTAGCCGAAACGGTTATGTTCATCGAGCCGTTCAGATGCGACACTCCGCCGCGTCATCCGGTGATCGACCGGAGGCAGGCGCTTACCGTTCCTCCGCGGGCGACCGGGTTTTCAGCCTCTCCAATCTCTTCTGGTCCAGACGCACGGAAAGAGACCGTTCCTGCGAGACGATGACCGCTCCGGGAGCCAGGCCTTTGGCCTTCTTGACCCACTTGCGTCTGGTGTAAATCACCTCGCCTTTTCCGCTTTTTTTCAAGTCGCTATAAAGCAGGGCCAGGGTGGCTGCGTCGCGAACGGTTTCGGCCGGCGGATCGGCGCCCTTTTCCAGCCGGACGACAACGTGTGACCCGGGAACCCCTCTGGCGTGGAGCCAGAGATCCTCGCTTCGAGCCACGCCGAACGTCAGCTCATCGTTCTCCCTCGCGTTGCGCCCCACGAAAATCGGCAGACCATCGAACGATAAAAATCGACGGAACGGACCGCTCGACTTCGCTCCGCTCCGCGGAGAAAGGAGATGATGCGCTTGCCCGGTGGAAACGGCGCGAGGGGTCGGTGTCGACGGAGGAGTCCATGTTCCTGCTTCAATCGCCCGCAGCTCATCTTGGTACTGCGCCACCTTGCGCATCGCCTGTTCAATGCGCGGATTCAGTTCGCGCTCGGCGGCCAAGTATTTCCGATGCTTTTTGAAATACTCGGCCATGTTGTCCTGGGGAGATTTCATGGGGTCCAGAGGAATCGTGATCTCCCGAAGGTGCTCGTCAAAGTAGTCCGTCACCGTGACCATATCGGCGCCTTTTCTGATCGCTCCGATATTGGCTTTGATCAGTTCTCCATAGCGGGCGTAGTCGCGGTATCCGGCGGCTCGCGCGAGATCGTCCCGCCAGGCGTCGATCCGTCGCCGCTCTTTCTTGACGGCCTGTTGCAGCGTTCGCCGACGAGTCTCCTCGGCATGCGCTCTTGTCAATGTCGATTCTTTTTCGGAGTAATAATCGTCGATGGCGCGGGAGACCGAGCCGTTTTCCCCGCCGATGAAGCGGATCTGCTTCGTATCGCAATCTTCGTTTTGCCGCGGGGCCGGATGAGCATACGGGTGTCCCACAAGGTTGCGTCGGTTGAAAAGACCGTGCAGGACTCGCCTATCCGCGTCGATTACGAGAATGTCGGCTTGTTTGCCGGTCAGTTCGCACACGACGGTTCTGACGCCATGCCGGCTTGCGCAGGAAATTTCAACGATGCGGTCGTTCGGGATCTGACGAATGTCGTCGATGCGGGCTCCCTGCACGTGGGCCCTGAGGAACCGGCAAAAGGCCGGAGGCGTGGGCGGGTTGGGGAGGCTGTGCCGCGTCAAATGCAGGCGGGTCGTTTCAGGCTTGCAAGAAATCAGAAGCCGATGAGTGTGGCCGGGAACGCGCACGTGAAAGATGATCGTCGAATCGGCCGGTTGCTCGACTTTTTGAATCCAGCCGCCGCGGAGAGCCGGCACAATTTCGGCCAATACGTGCTCGATCTCGGTCTTATTGAGCGTCATCGAATCCGGCGTCGCCCCTTCCGAATCGAATAAGAGCGGGGCGTCGATGGTGTCGAAAGAAAGTCATTGCGGCCATAAATTGCGTCCTTGCCAGGGAGTCGTTCGGGGCTACACTGTACGATCGTCTTCACGAACAAGCAAGAACCGGAAAAGGGCGGCCGTGGCATCGTCATTGCTCTCCCTTCAGAGAAACGACCGATCAAAGAGGCCGGCGACAGCGACGGCCATTACTCGCCCGGAGGCTTGTATGAATTGCTCAAGATGTCGGGGTTTGATGGTGGAGGACGATCTTCTCGATATTCGAGAGAGTTATGCCCCGATGTGGATTCGAGGTCTGCGCTGTGTGTCATGCGGCAATATCGTGGACCCTGTCATTCATCGGAATCGGATGCGGCGGCGAACCGGTCAACCGACGACGCTGAAACGTGATGAGCAAAAACCATCTCGGTTCCGCCTCCCCAAAGCCGCGTAGAGAAAAGAGGTCATCACTTCCTCAAACATGGCCGCTAACATCCCGACGAGCCGGACGGGTCAGATCCGATCTGGACCGGTCCGATCTGAATCTTGGCGCCGCCACCGGCGATTGATTCGTCGAAGCCGATCTCTCGCACGGCGCAGTTGGTTTTGAGCCTACGGGGACCTGACGCCGCCCGTTCATTTTCGAGAAGACCGTTTCCTCATTGCAGCTTTCCCCCCTCTGCGTTACAGTGCCGGCGCACAGGTGGTCTGATCTCGAATCCCTCATGACGCCACTGTTAAACCCGCAGGCTCTGGCGCAATTGACGGCGGAGTTCCGACTGTCCATGAGCCGGTTGCTGCAGGACCTTTGTCGAGAATTGCGAACCGATTATCAGGACATGTCGTCTCGCCTGAATCTCCCCGTCGGGCTGTTCGAACAAATCGGCCGTTCTCTGGCCTTTGCGAGGTTTTCAACCTGGAGGGTCGTCGGATGGATCGAGACGCTCAACGACCTGGTCTATTTTCTCGATCTTCTCCAACAATGGGAAATGGAGCCGGATCGGAAGGAATTCACGCGGCAGCTTTTCGCCGAGTGTCAGGACAAATTTTTCGAGAACGGTTATCTGTCCGATCTCTTTCCTTCCGGCGGTCCGACCGGTTCGGGTTTTCAAAAGCGGCTTTCGTCTCTCTGCGGCCGCCTGGCCCGGGAAGTGACGCAGGAAGCGTTGTTCTTCGACCCCGTGCGTACGACGAAATGGGTTGGGCGGCAAACGTTGTCGGGATGGTCGACGGTCGGTTCGCTTGACGCGAACTTTGAGCGGGCCGATCCGCAGGCCGTGATTCCCGTCGGTCTGGACGATGGGTGGTGCGAGGCGCCCGATACCGTTCGCCGCCTCTTGCGACGGTCTCCCGGCCGCTCGGTCTTTCTCGTTAAGGCCGACACAATAGTCCTGCGGGTCGGACGCGCGACCGTTCCGATTTGGTCTCAAGAAAAAGGGAAAGAGCGATGGCTCTGGAGGCGACGGGCGGAGTCGAAGGTGGCGGACACGATTCATGGTCTCGTGACGATCGGTCCCACTCTTGTTTATGGGAGCGACCGTTCTCCTCGGAAAGTCCAGCAGACGGACACCGGACAGGTCAAGAGAATCCGCCGCGCCTGGCGCACGATTCGATCGGTCTGGCCGGAGGGCCATGCGGTCTTGGAATTGCTCACGTCGCGGATCGTGCCGCTGAAGGCCAAGGGGGTCGTCAGCTTCAGCTATCGACACAGGCCCGGCTTGTCTTTCATCAACTGTTTCGATCGCGACAATCTCGACCTGCTTGACGATCTGATCCATGAAAACAGCCACCATCACTTGAATCTGTTGCTGCGCAAGCACGTCATGTATCGCGGCGATCGCAATCAGCGGATTTTCTATTCGCCCTGGAGACGAAGTCTCCGTCCCCTTCGCGGCATTCTGCACGCCGCCTTTACGTTCACGATGGGCGCCATGCTGTTTGAGCGGCTCTCATCATGGGCGTCCGGTCGGGAGGGAGACAAACAATGGAAGCGAGCGGGATTGACGAGGCGTGATTTGCAACGGGCCAGATTCCGCGGGTTGGAGGAAATCGAATCCGTGCGCTACGCTTTACAAGATTTGCGGTACGCCGACCGTCGCCTCGGTTGGCTGACCGGATCGGGCCGTCGATTGGTTCGTCAGATGGAGAAGGTTATCGCCGAGGTCGAAGACCGCCTTGCGCCCCATCGCGGCGACGTGTTGCGTTCGAGGTTCGGCCCGGCCCTCCGGCGCCACGTCGAACAATTGAAGAAAGCCCGTATGACCTACGGGCCGATGCGGTTGAGCGAGGTCTAGAGACGATGGCTGAGGGGGACGGCGCTCCATGGTTGTTGGGGCCGTTGGATTTCGATGGTGGGTGGAGACCCCTCAGTCTCTACGGTTCCACCGTCACATTGACGAACGCCGGGAGACTGTCCGCGCCCCTCTTATCCGTCACCCGTAGCTTGAACCGGTAGGTCCTCGGCTCCGAAACGGGAGGCGCGAGGAAGGAGGCTTCGGAGTTATCGGCGTCAAGAAGCGCCACTTTGCTGCCGCGCACCTGACTCCAACTGTAGTAGAGCGCATCACCTTCAGGATCCCGGCTCTTTATGCCGGTCAGTTTCACTTTCGTCCCGGCTTTTACGGTTTTATCGGTTCCGGCGTCCGCGATGGGAGGCTCATTGGGCTCGTCGTTGACGTTGACTTCCACGTCCAAGCGCGCCTGTTTGCCGCGATTCGAAACGGTGATGACCGTCTTGCCGTTGCCCGTGATCTGCAGGAGGCCGTCGGGGAGGATTTTGATGACGCGGGGATCGGATGAATCATAGGCGGTGCCCGTCTCCGGCCTGGTGATTCTGCGGGTCACGCCGTCGGAGAATTCGCCGACGACCGGCAGTTCGAAGATTTTTCCCAGAGAATCCACGTGGCCGAAGGCGGACGATTGCCCCGTCCGTCCCAGTTGCAGAGGTTTGTCGGTCTCAAAGTCAATCGCATGAAGGACGGCCTCCGGCTCCACGGACACTATGAGTTCATCGAACACGGAACGGGTGCCGAGTCGTCCCCGTGAGACGTCCGCGACCGCCAACAATCGCATCGGTCCGATTCCATCCTGTGGAACGGGCAAGGCCCCACCGAACGGCGGATCTTGTTCGGCTGTTCCGATCATGGTCACGGGCGCGATAATCGAGCCTGTGGCCGTCGCGTCGTCCTGTTCGACTAAAACCTCGTCTCCTTCGCGAGACCAATAATAGCGGACCTTGACGATGCCGCGGTCCGTGCCTAAGTCCACGCGGGCGCTGACGGTGCCGCCGGCCTTGAGAACGGCGCCTTCCGGTGGTTCGATGATTTTGAAGGCGGAGGCGGTCTCGATGCTCCACGGCGCGGCGAAGCTCGCAAGAGCGGATGCAAGTCCCATCGCGCGCATCAGATGATCCGTCCGTCCTCCGGTTGTTCGCATTCCCCTTACCTTGTCAAATGGAACGGCACGTCGGTCAAAACCACCCGCTCTTTGAACAACAGCGCGGCTTTCAACATGAGCGCCCGTTGGTTGTGCAGAATGTTTTGCCACCAACGCGCCGGGAGAATTTCCGGGAGCACGACGGTGATCCAGCAATCCGGGTCTTTTTGCCGTTGCTCTTCGATAAAGTCCATGATCGATCCCAGCACGGAACGGTAAGGAGACGGCAGAACAATCAAGGGAATGCCGCAGCCCCATTGCGCCCACTGGATTTCCGCAAGGGCGGTTTCTTCTTTATTGACGTCCACCAAAATCGCCCTGATTTCTCCGCCGCGACTTCTGGCGTAATCGACGGCCCGCACCACGGATTTGTTCACTCCGCTGATCGGAAGGAGCACCAGGTTTCGTCGGGGATGGGGAGGGCGGGAATCCCGCGCGAGCGCGATCTGCTCCTTGACGGCCAAGTAGTGCGAGCGAATGCCGCGAAACATGAGGATCAGGAGAGGAATCAGGAAGAGAACGATCCATGAGCCGTCCCAGAATTTCGTCGTGGCGATGATGAGCGTGGCGATGCCGGTCGTAAGCGCCCCCATGCCGTTGACGACGAGTTTTTTTCTCCAGTGTTCTCCCTTGCGTTTGAGCCAACTTTGAACCATTCCCGACTGTGAAATGGTGAAAGACATAAACACGCCGATGGCGTAGAGCGGGATCAACGCGTGGGTGTCTCCTTCAAACACGACGAGCAGCAAGCAGGCGAACACTCCAAGGAGGACGATGCCGTTCGAGAAGACCAGACGATCGCCGATCGACGCCATCTGATGCGGCATGAATCCGTCTCTGGCCAGGATCGACGCCAAATGGGGAAAACCCGCGAACGCGCTGTTGGCGGCCAGGATCAAGAGAATCATGGTGCCGATTTGGACGGCGTAATACAGAACGCCGGTTCCGAACGTCAGACGGGCCAGTTGGGAGACGACTGTCTCATCGGGTTTAGGAATAACGTGGTAGTGATAGGCCATCCAACTCACGCCCATAAAGAGCGAGCCTAAAATGAGAGACATCCAAATCATGGTCACGGCGGCGTTTTTCGATTCGGGGTAACGAAACGCCTTCACGCCGTTCGAGATGACTTCCATGCCAGTGACCGCCGAGCAGCCGACCGCAAAGGCCCGAAGAAGCAAAAACAGCGTGATGGGCTCCGCCTGCTCGATCGGGGAGACCGAAACTCCCGTCGCCGGATCGAGTTTCGGATCGAACAGGGATCGCGCCACTCCCACGATGACGAGGAGACTGAGTCCGGCGATGGCGAAGTACGTCGGGATGGAAAAAAACGTGCCCGACTCCCGGACGCCGCGCAAGTTCATGATGACGATGAAGAGAATCGTCACAAGCCCGAGCGCTTCACGATGGGGGAAGAGACCTGGCACTGCCGAGGTGAGCGCCGCGATTCCCGCCGCGATGCTGACCGCCACGGTGACGACGTAGCTGATCATCAAGGCCCCGGCCGCGACCAGCGATGGCAGCTCCCCCAGGTTCGCCTTGGCGACGGTATAGGCTCCGCCTCCTTCCGGGTACTCATAGATGATTTGTCGATAGGAGATGGTGAGAATCAGTACGAGGAACAGGATGGCCAGACTGACCGGAATCGACCATGCGATGGCGGCCGCGCCTCCCAGGACGAGAACCAACAAGATTTCTTCCGTCGCATAGGCGACGGAAGAAATATTGTTAGAAGAAAAAATGGCGAGCGCGAGGGTTTTTGATAATCGCTGGTCTCCGGCCTGAGCTGTCTTCAGCGGGTCGCCGACCAGCCAGCGTTTGAGAAGCATGGCGGCATTATCTCATAAAGTTTTTAGAGGGTGAAAGTTCATGTGTCCGCTGTCATGGGACAAAAGACTCAGCGGGCCGGTTCCACCTAATGACCCATCGGCCGATCGATCTCCTGCTCTCGATGACGGGTCATCGAGATACGTCGGTGCATGCGGCAAACACGGCGATGGCGACCGACGGGAAAGTTGAAAATAATTTGCCGAGGGCGGCTTGTGAGATACAGTTGGACTTCGAAAGGTCGTCGTGAGAAGACAAGTGTACACGACGAACATTCCTTTTGGGGAATTCCCGCTGTCGGCGACGGTGAAAAGCTCGATCGGTTTCCTGGTATGACCTGTTCGCTCGACGGCAGGTGACGCGAAGAGGGATTTGAAGAAAGGGCGACGGGATGGAGCCAATGGGCAGCGAGACGGACTCAAACCGACGGTTCGCCCACTTGCGCCGCCATTGTCGTGTTCGTATTGCGACGCCGTTTCCTTGTTTGTTTGCGTTGGTCAGTCCGAATCGGCGGCTTGCGGTCGAGCAAGGCGACGTCGGGGTCGTCTATGACATGTCAGCAAAGGGCGCTCGCATGATGACCGAGGCGGTGATCTCGCCCGGTGATCGCATCGCACTCAGCCTGCAATTTCCACATCATACCTCTCCCACGATCATCGAGCTCGCGACCGTTCGTTGGGGAAGGGCGCAGACCTATGGCATCGAGTTCGACGATCGTTCGCTGATAGCCGATGCCGGCCTTCACACGCTTTCGGGCCGTTCCTCGCGGCAGTTCCCTGTGTCTGTTCCCTGACCTTTCGGTCCTTCGATCCCACCGACGCCCGTTTCCGTCGCCATGCGCTTGCCCTGGGGAGGGATCGGCTTTCCTCGCCGTCGCGCGATAGCTTTGTCCGAAGATTTCCTTGGAGTGTCGCAACTATTTGATGGCGACCGCCTTGACCTCTTTGTAGGTGGTCTGTCCCTGAAGCACTTTTTGGATGCCGTCTTGGAGGAGGGTCGTCATGCCTTGAGCGAGAGCGGTCTTGAGCATCTCTTCCGTGGTGGCCCTGCGCTGGATCATGCGTTTGATTTCGTCGGTGCCGAGCAGCAGCTCATGGAGAGCGATGCGTCCTCTGAAACCGGAGCGGTTGCACGTCTCGCAGCCTTTGGCGCGATACAGGTGAAACGTATTATCCTGCTTGACTCCGAGTCGATCCCATTGCTCCGCCCCATAGCCCGACCGGAGTTCGGCGTATTCCTCCGGCGTGCAGACGTACTGTTCTTTGCAATCTTTGCAGAGGCGCCGGGCAAGGCGTTGAGCCAAGACGCCCAGCATGGCGTCGGCGAAGCTGAAGGGATCGCAACCCATGTCGAGCAGGCGGGTGACGGTTTCCACCGCGCTGTTCGTGTGCAGGGTGCTGAGCACCAAATGGCCCGTGAGAGAGGCTTCGATGCCCATGTCGGCCGTTTCTTTGTCCCGCATTTCTCCGACCATGATCACGTCCGGGTCCGCGCGCAGGAACGCGCGCATGGCCGCGGCGAACGTGAAACCGATTTTCGGTTGAACTTGGACTTGTCTCAATCCATATTGCGTGATTTCCACCGGATCTTCGGCGGTCCAGATCTTGATGTCCGGCGTGTTGATATGGCCCAGTACGGAGTGAAGCGTGGTCGTTTTGCCCGATCCGGTCGGCCCCACGCAGAGAATGATCCCGTAGGGCTTTTCGGAGATTTCCTTGAGAGCCTTGAGGTTGCGTTCCGAAAACCCCATTTGATCGAGCGGCAGCGGTTCGCTTGCGGCAAGGATGCGCAGCACGACGTCTTCGTTATAGCCGGCCGTTGGAATGGTCGCGACGCGGAGTTCGATTTCCTTCGTGTCCGACAATTTGAATTTGATCTTTCCGTCCTGCGGCTTGCGCCGCTCGGCGATGTCGAGGCTGGCCATGATTTTGATCCGTGAGACGATGGCGCGCCGGTAACTCTGGGGAATTTTCATATACTCGAAACACTCGCCGTCCACGCGGAAACGGACGACGGTCTCGCGCTTTTCTCCATAAGGCTCGATGTGAATGTCCGATGCGTTTTGCCGGTAGGCGTCGGCGATGATCTGGTTCGCCAGGCGCACGATGGCGCTGTCGTTTTCATCAAGCCCCCCCGCAGCCGCTTCTTCCATGGCTTCGGCTTGCGCCTCGGTGACGAGCTCGCCCAGAATGTCGGACACGCTTTCATCCAGCTTGCGGCCTCCTCCGTCTCCTTGTCCCGCGGCCAGGAATTGGGCGATGTCCCGCCGCAAGCCGACGGCGAACCGGATGTTGAGTCCGGGGAACGTTCGTTTGATGTCCTGAACCCGATCCAAATCGCCGGGATCGTCGGTCAGGATTTCGATTGAAGCGCGGTCCCGCCGGAGGGGAATCCAGTGATTCTTTTTGAGGTAGTCAAGATTGAGGTTTTTGAGGAGCTCGACGTCAAGGACGGTGCGCTCGCTGTATTCGATGTAAGGACACTTGTAGAACTGCGCCAGCGACTTGCCGAGTTCCGATTTCGGGACTTTGTACTTTTCGAGCAGAATCGTCTCCAGGTCGTTGACGCCTTTGCGCGATTCGGCGATTGCGTTGTCGAGATCGGTTTGCGTCAGGCGATTGCCGTTCAGTAGCAGATCGAAGCGCGTGGGATTTTTCTTCGCCGTGTTTTTCAGATTGTAGAAGGCGGTGCCGAGCGCTTTGGCGATTTCGGCGACGGATTCTTCGTCCTTTCTCGTGAAGCGCGATCCGGCTTTCTTGTTCAAGAGCTGGATCACGCCCATGAGGTATTTGTTGTCGGCGACGATCGGATAAGTCAGCACCTGTTTGGTTTTGAAGCCCGTCCGCTTGTCGTAGGTGCTGTCGTGGAGCAAGGCGGGATGGATGCTTCGCAACTCTGCGGCGTTATAGGCGTCGGCGACGTTGACGGGGCGGAGGTATTTCGCGCAGAACCCGGCCAGGCTCTGCTCGGTGATGGGAATGCGGAATTCTTCGACGCTGTCGACTTGCGGGATTTTGAAGAAGATTTCCTTCTTGTCCGCGTCGACCGCGAACAGCGTCAAGTCCTGCGCGTCGAACAGGCTGAGAATATCGTGGTGGAGGTCCAGGACGATCTGATCGAGGTTGGTGGCGCACTGAATCTGCTTGATGATTCGATTGACCTGCTCGGCCTGTTCGATTTTAAGGTTGAGTTCCCGAAGCGTCTGCGTCATCGGCTTGACGTTCATTCCCGCGATGCTCCTCGGAACCGATTGATCGCCTGCCCGGCAAGTGACGCAAACGGTTGGCGAAAAAACGACCGACGTGTGTATTGAGGCGGTTGCCTCGCTGAGTAGTCGAAACTTAGTCTAGCGGACGAGCCAAGGAAGGCAAGAAAAAGGGGATTTTACTCAATCACATAGAGCAGCGGAGAAAGAAGGCGAGAAACGGCGCGCAGTCCATCGTAAGATTTATGCGCGCAAGATTTACGAGCGCGGCCGGGCCGATTCAAGGTCAGCTTTGTCCGGAGCGGCTTTGCCGAGATGAGTCAGAATATCCGATGGACTGACGCGCGATTTCGCTCCGGTCCGTCGGATTTTGACTTCAACGACGCCGTCGGCAAGCCCTTTGTCGCCGATCACGATTTGGAAAGGAGCTCCGATGAGGTCGGCGTCATTGAACTTGACGCCGGCGCGCTCGTCTCGATCGTCCCAAAGGACTTCGAACCCTCCCTCCTGCAGCGTCTCGTAAAGACGGGCGGTGGCTTCGGCGGTTTTGCTCGATTGTGTGACCGGCAGCAGATGGACGTGAAAGGGAGCGATCGGAAACGGCCAGATGATGCCTTTCTCGTCGTGGTTTTGCTCGATGGCGGCCGCGGCGGTTCGGCCGACGCCGATCCCGTAGCAGCCCATGACGGCAAAACGCTCCTTGCCGTGATCGTCGAGAATCGTGGCGTTCATGCTCTTGCTGTACTTTGTCCCGAGGAGGAAGACTTGGCCCACTTCGATGCCCTTCGCCAGGACCAAAGGACCGTCTCCGCGCGGCGAAGGGTCGCCCGCCTGTGCGTTCCGAAGGTCGGCGAAGCGATCGACCGTAAAGTCGCGGTCCAAATTGGCGTTGACGTAGTGTGTGTCCTCCCGGTTCCCGCCGACCACGACGTTTCGCATGCCTGCGATCGCGTGGTCCGCCAAGATACGGATGCCGGAGAGACCGATGGGGCCGGCGAAGCCGACGGGGGCGCTCGTGAGGCGTAAGACGGTCTCGGGGTCGGCCAACTGAACGTCCATCACGCGTAAGAGACGGGCCAGCTTCACCTCGTTCAGCTCGTGATCCCCTCGGACGAGGACGGCGACCGGCTCGTTCTCCGCCTTGTAGATGAGTGTCTTGACCAGTTGCCGCGGGAGAACGTGCAGGAAGGACGTGACCTCTTCCACCGTTCTGCATTGGGGAGTCGATACGGCCGTCAGCGGTTGAAACGGAGCGTCATCGGCGTCGGCAGGAGGCAAAATTTCCGCCCGTTCGAGATTGGCCGCATACGATCCTTCCTCGGTGTACGCCACGGTCGCTTCGCCGGTGGCGGCCAAGACCATGAATTCATGCGAAACGTCTCCTCCGATCAATCCGGTGTCGGCCTCGACCGCGCGAAAGGTCAGGCCGCATCGGGTAAAAATTCTGGTGTAGGCGTCGTACATTTTTTGATAGCTCGCCCGCGCGCCCGCCTCGTCACCATCGAAACTGTAGGCGTCTTTCATGATGAACTCCCGGCCTCGCATCAGCCCGAAGCGAGGCCGTATCTCATCGCGAAATTTCGTCTGGATTTGATAAAAGTTGAGGGGCAGTTGCCGATACGAGCGCACCTCACGCCTGAACAGATCGGTGATGACCTCTTCATGTGTGGGGCCGAGGCAGAAATCTCGGTCATGACGGTCTTTGAAACGGAGCAATTCCTTGCCGTAATGGTCCCAGCGACCGGTCTCCTTCCACAATTCGGCCGGAGAGGCGATGGGCATCAATAACTCCTGTGCGCCGGCCCGATTCATCTCCTCGCGAATAATGCCTTCGATCTTTCGGATGACCCGCAGCCCCAGGGGAAGGTACGTGTAAATGCCGGCGGCCGTTTTGCGAATCAACCCAGCCCGGAGCATCAGCCGGTGACTGACGGTTTCCGCCTCGCCGGGATCTTCCCGCAGGGTGGGGATGAGGAGTTGAGAGGTTTTCATGCGAGCTTAGCGGGCAAAGATCCGTTCCAAATCGTTCCAGAACGCGAAGA
This sequence is a window from Candidatus Nitrospira inopinata. Protein-coding genes within it:
- a CDS encoding proline--tRNA ligase, which produces MKTSQLLIPTLREDPGEAETVSHRLMLRAGLIRKTAAGIYTYLPLGLRVIRKIEGIIREEMNRAGAQELLMPIASPAELWKETGRWDHYGKELLRFKDRHDRDFCLGPTHEEVITDLFRREVRSYRQLPLNFYQIQTKFRDEIRPRFGLMRGREFIMKDAYSFDGDEAGARASYQKMYDAYTRIFTRCGLTFRAVEADTGLIGGDVSHEFMVLAATGEATVAYTEEGSYAANLERAEILPPADADDAPFQPLTAVSTPQCRTVEEVTSFLHVLPRQLVKTLIYKAENEPVAVLVRGDHELNEVKLARLLRVMDVQLADPETVLRLTSAPVGFAGPIGLSGIRILADHAIAGMRNVVVGGNREDTHYVNANLDRDFTVDRFADLRNAQAGDPSPRGDGPLVLAKGIEVGQVFLLGTKYSKSMNATILDDHGKERFAVMGCYGIGVGRTAAAAIEQNHDEKGIIWPFPIAPFHVHLLPVTQSSKTAEATARLYETLQEGGFEVLWDDRDERAGVKFNDADLIGAPFQIVIGDKGLADGVVEVKIRRTGAKSRVSPSDILTHLGKAAPDKADLESARPRS
- a CDS encoding GspE/PulE family protein, with translation MNVKPMTQTLRELNLKIEQAEQVNRIIKQIQCATNLDQIVLDLHHDILSLFDAQDLTLFAVDADKKEIFFKIPQVDSVEEFRIPITEQSLAGFCAKYLRPVNVADAYNAAELRSIHPALLHDSTYDKRTGFKTKQVLTYPIVADNKYLMGVIQLLNKKAGSRFTRKDEESVAEIAKALGTAFYNLKNTAKKNPTRFDLLLNGNRLTQTDLDNAIAESRKGVNDLETILLEKYKVPKSELGKSLAQFYKCPYIEYSERTVLDVELLKNLNLDYLKKNHWIPLRRDRASIEILTDDPGDLDRVQDIKRTFPGLNIRFAVGLRRDIAQFLAAGQGDGGGRKLDESVSDILGELVTEAQAEAMEEAAAGGLDENDSAIVRLANQIIADAYRQNASDIHIEPYGEKRETVVRFRVDGECFEYMKIPQSYRRAIVSRIKIMASLDIAERRKPQDGKIKFKLSDTKEIELRVATIPTAGYNEDVVLRILAASEPLPLDQMGFSERNLKALKEISEKPYGIILCVGPTGSGKTTTLHSVLGHINTPDIKIWTAEDPVEITQYGLRQVQVQPKIGFTFAAAMRAFLRADPDVIMVGEMRDKETADMGIEASLTGHLVLSTLHTNSAVETVTRLLDMGCDPFSFADAMLGVLAQRLARRLCKDCKEQYVCTPEEYAELRSGYGAEQWDRLGVKQDNTFHLYRAKGCETCNRSGFRGRIALHELLLGTDEIKRMIQRRATTEEMLKTALAQGMTTLLQDGIQKVLQGQTTYKEVKAVAIK